A region of the Streptomyces durocortorensis genome:
CAGCCATGATGAGCGAGAGATGGGTGAACGCCTGGGGAAAGTTGCCCAGTTGTTCGCCGCTGGGGCCGATCTCCTCGGCGAACAGGCCCACGTGGTTGGCGTAGGTGAGCATCTTCTCGAAGGTGTAGCGCGCCTGGCGCAGCCGCCCGGCGCGAGCGGCCGCGTCGACGTAGAGGAAGGTGCAGAGGCTGAACGTCCCCTCCGAGCCGCGCAGCCCGTCCGGTGAAGCCGCCGGGTCGTAGCGGTAGACGAGGCTGTCCGAGACCAGGGCGCGGTCCATGGCGTCCAGGGTGGACAGCCAGCCCGGGTCCCGGGGGGCGAGGAAGCCCACGCGCGGCATCAGCAGCAGGGACGCGTCGAGCACGTCGCTCCCGTAACTCTGGACGTAGGCCTGGAGGTTCTCGCTCCAGCCCCGCTCCACCACCTGTTCCAGTACGGCGTCCCGTGCCCCGGTCCACCGGGCCGTGTCGGCGGGGCGGCTGAACTGCCCGGCGAGTTTGAGGCCCCGGTCGAAGGCGGCCCAGCACATCACCCGGCTGTAGGTGAAGTCCTTGCGTCCGCCGCGGGTCTCCCAGATGCCTTCGTCGGGGCGGTCCCAGGAGTCCGCGAGCCAGTCCAGGGTGCGGGAGAGGATCTTCCATCCCCGGTAGCCCGCCTGGATGCCGACCTCCCGGCCCTCGGACAGCGCGTAGAGGGCTTCGCCGTAGATGTCGAGCTGGAGCTGGTCGTCGGCGGCGTTGCCGAGGCGGACCGGACGGGAGCCCCGGTAGCCCTCCAGATGTCCGAGGGCCTGCTCCGGTTCCAGGGGCTGCCCGTCGACCCGGTACATGATCCGCAGGGGCTCTCCCCCGGCGCCCTCCCGGTCCCGCAGACGGTCGCCGAGCCAGTGGGTGAACGCGGTCGCCTCGTCGACGAAGCCCAGGTCCAGCAGGGCCCGCACCGACAGGGAGCCGTCCCGCACCCAGGTGTACCGGTAGTCCCAGTTGCGTTCCCCGCCCACCTGTTCGGGCAGTCCCATGGTCGCCGCGGCGACGGGTGCGCCGCTGGGTTCGTACGTGAGCAGCTTCAGGGTGATCGCGGAGCGGTTGACCATGTCGAGCCAGCGGCCGTGGTAGCGGGATCCGCGCACCCACGTCTGCCAGAAGTCGACGACGTCCCAGAGCTGGTCGGTGATCCCCTCGGTGGTGAGGTGCGGCGGCTCGGGGCCGTCGGGGTCGCAGAGGGTGAGTACGGCCCCCGACGATTCCCCGGCGTTCAGGGTGACACCGCCGACGGCATCCTGGCCGTCGCGGGTGAGGGGGAAACCCGTCCGGAGATGGGCCGTGATGCCCGGCGCCCGGAAGGCCGCCGCGTCTCCCGTCGGTCCCAGGTCCGTTTCGTGGGCGGCGCGGCCGTAGTCGAACCGGGGCCGGCACTCCAGGCCGAAGCGCACGGTGCCGCGTACCGAGCGCACGGTGCGGACGAGGGTGTGCCGGTCGGTCGGCCCGCCGGAGCGGATCGGGGTCATCCAGTCGAGGACCTCTCCGACGCCGTCGGGTGCCAGGAACCGGGTGACGACGACCGCGGTGTCGGGGTAGTAGAGCTGCTTGCACGTGTGCGTGCCGCCTTCGGGGGCCAGCCGGAAGTAGCCGCCGCGGTCGTGGTCGAGCAGTGCGGCGAAGACGCTGGGCGCGTCGAATCTCGGGGCGGTGAGCCAGTCGACGACTCCCCGCGAGGAGATCAGTGCGGCCGTCTGGAGGTCGCCCACGAGTCCGTGGTCGGCGATCGGGGGATACCGGTCCATGCGCCTTGCCTCCCGGTCGAATCGGGCCCCCGTCCCCTCACTATCCGGCACTCCCGCCCCGGGTGCGCGGCACACGTCCGTGCCGTGCGCCCGGGGCGGTTGTCCGGTTTGCCGAACGGAGCCGGGGCCGCGTTACTGGAGTGAGCTCCGAGCCGCCTGCCGGGCGGAGCTCCGTCCGACAGAGCAGGGAGCCGCGGAGGTACCGGGATGGACATGATCCACATCCGGGCGGTGAGCCCGCCGGATCTGACCGACGAGGTCGTCGGCCGGCTCTCCGGGGACCCCTGCGTACTCAATCTCATCGTCCAGCGCGACGCCGCGCGCAATCCGGACGGCGACTCCATCGCCTGCGACGTGCTGACGGGGGCGGCGAACGACGTGCTGCACCGGCTGCGCGCCGTCCAGCTCGACCAGCGGGGCTCCCTGGTCATCGAGCCGGTCGACATGGCGTTCTCCGGCAGGGCCACCGAAGGAGGGCGGCGCGAGCTGGGGCCGCTGAGCCGGGCGCCGGTCTGGGAGCAGGTCGAGGCACGCATCAGGTCCGGGGGGCGCTACCCGCCGAGCTTCTACCTCTACCTGGTCGTCGCCGGCATGATCGGTTCGGTCGGCATCGTCACCAACTCGCAGATCCTGATCGTGGCGGCGATGGTCGTCGGGCCCGAGTACGGCGCCATCGTCAGCGTGGCGCTGGGGATCGACCGGCGCCACCCGGCCATGGTCCGCAGCGGGCTGGCCGCCCTGAGCGCGGGCTTTCTCCTCACGATGGTCGTCACCTTCCTCTTCGCCCTGCTCATCCGCGGTTTCGGGTTGCAGTCGGAGGCCTTCGACCTGGGGCTGCGCCCCGTCTCCAACCTCATCAACACGCCGAACTTCTTCTCCGTCGCCGTCGCCACCCTGGCCGGGATCGTCGGGATCGTGTCGCTCACCCAGGCCAGGACGAGCGCCCTGCTCGGGGTGTTCATCTCCGTGACGACGATCCCGGCCGCCGCGGACATCTCCGTCTCCATCGCGTTCACCAGCTGGTCCGATGTGCGGGGCTCGGCCATCCAGCTCGTGGTGAACATCCTGGTGCTGATCGTGGTGGGCACGGCCACACTCAAGGCCCAGCGGGCGATCTGGCGGGAGGTCGGCCTCCGGCGCGACCGTGACCGCCGGCTCGCCGAAGAGGCGTGACGCACTACGGAAGGGGCACTCCATGGACCGGGAAGCCGCGGCGGCGCTGCGCGCCGCACCGCACGCGACACCAGCCGAACGGGCAGCGCTGGGCAGGGCCGCGCGCCGGAGGGCTCCCCGGTCGAGCCATGCGGAGTTCACAGCGTCGCCGCGCCGCCCCGACCCGCTGACCGTCCTCGAAGCGCAGTCCGCGGACCGGGTTCCCGAGCTGGTCCCGATCCGCTACGGCCGCATGGCCGAGTCCCCGTTCCGCTTCTACCGGGGCGCGGCCGCCCTGATGGCGGCCGACCTGGCGGGCACCCCGGACTCGGGGATCCGGGCGCAGCTGTGCGGTGACGCCCACCTGCTGAACTTCCGGCTGCTGGCCTCGCCCGAGCGGAATCTGCTCTTCGACATCAACGACTTCGACGAGACTCTGCCGGGCCCCTGGGAGTGGGACGTGAAAAGGCTGGCGGCCAGCCTGGTCATCGCGGCGCGGGCCAACGGCTTCACGGACCGGGAGCGGTCCGGGATCGTACGGGCGGCGGTCCGCTCGTACCGGGAGGCGATGGCCCGGTTCGCCGGGATGCGCAATCTTGACGTGTGGTACGCGAGGACCAACGCCGAACGGCTGCGTACGGTGGCCGCGGAGCAGTTGAGCGGACGGGGCCGCCGGAACGTGGACCGGGCTCTGGGCAAGGCCCGCTCCAGGGACAGCCTGCAAGCCTTCGGCAAGCTCGCCGAGGTGGTCGAGGGGCGGCTGCGGATCGCGGCGGACCCGCCGTTGGTGGTGCCGCTCACCGATCTGATGCCCGGCGTGGAACGTGAGGAGGCGCACCGGGCGTTCGGCGCCATGGTGGCGGGCTACGCCCACAGCCTGGCGTCCGACCGGCGCAGTCTGCTGGAGGACTTCGCACTGGTGGACGTGGCCCGCAAGGTCGTCGGCGTGGGCAGCGTCGGGACCCGGTGCTGGATCATCCTGCTGCTCGGCCGGGACAGCGGGGACCCGCTCCTACTCCAGGCCAAGGAAGCCGGTCCCTCGGTGCTGGCCGAGCACACCGGGGCGAGCCGGTACGAGAATCAGGGTGAGCGGGTCGTCGCGGGCCAACGGCTGATGCAGGCCTCCAGCGACATCTTCCTCGGCTGGGAGCGGGCCGACGGCCTGGACGGCCGGAACCGGGACTTCTACGTGCGCCAGTTGCGCGACTGGAAGGGCATCGCCGAACCGGAGTCGATGGTGCCGAAGGGGATGCGCGTGTTCGGCGAGGTGTGCGGGGCCACCCTGGCCCGCGCCCACGCCCGGTCCGGGGACCGGATCGCCATCGCCGCCTATCTGGGGCGCAAGGATGCCTTCGACCGGGCGCTCGCCACGTTCGCGGAGTCGTACGCGGACCGCAACGAACTCGATCACCGGGCGCTGGTCGACGCGGTGGCCTCGGGGCGGCTGCCGACGGACGGCCCGGCCGGGCACACGGGCGGCGCCGCGAACGGTCCGCCGGGGCCGGGTGGCTGACCTTCCGCACCGGAGGGCCGTGTTCCGGCGGCGGGGAGGCGCCCGGTCCGCCGGTGCGTGGTATTCCGGCGTGGACCCGTGGGGGCACCCTCCCGGGGCCGCCACCCCTCCCCGGGGTCGTCACGTCGAGGAGTCGAGATCATGCCGGCCACGCCTCCGGGCAAACCCTTCACCGCATCGGAGGACCCCTACGCGCTGGTCCGCACACGCAGGTACGCGGGGCTGCTGGTGATGGCGGCGCTGCTCGGAGTGCCCGTCTCCGCGGTCGCGTTCGGCTTCCTCGCCCTGGTCTCGGAGCTCCAGTCGCTGACGTACACGGAGCTGCCGAGGGCGATGGGCTTCGAGGAGACGCCGTCGTGGTGGCCCGTCCCGCTGCTCGGCGCCGCGGGTCTCCTGGTCGGGCTCACCGTCCGCCGGCTGCCGGGCCGGGGCGGGCACCGGCCGGCGGAGGGGCTGGTGTCCACCGGAGCCCCGGCCCCGGCGGACCTGCCCGGCATCGCTCTCGCGGCGCTGCTCTCCCTGGGCGTGGGTGCCGTGCTCGGCCCGGAGGCGCCCCTGATCGCGCTGGGCGGCGGGCTGGCCGTCTGGGCGGCGGGCCGCGTCAAGCGGGACCTGGCGCCGGAGGGGCGGGCCCTGGTCGGGGCCTCGGGGAGTTTCGCCGCGGTGAGCGCCCTGCTGGGTTCACCGCTGCTGGGCGCGTTCCTGCTGATGGAGGTGTCGGGGCTGGCCGGGCCGATGCTGGGCGTGGTCCTGGTGCCCGGGCTGCTCTCCGCGGGGATCGGCGCGCTGATCTTCACGGGGCTGGGTTCCTGGACGGGTCTGGGCACCTACTCCCTGTCCTTGGGGGAGGTTCCGCCGGCGGCGGCCCCCGGCTTCGCCGGGTTCGGGTGGGCGCTGGTTCTCGGTGTCGCGGCCGCCTTCGCCGGTGCGGGCATCCGCCGGCTGTCACTGGCTCTGCAGGAACGTGTGGAGCGGCGGACGGTGGTGGCCACGGCGGTGATGGGGCTGGTCATCGGCGGGCTCGCGCTGGTGTACGCCGAGACGTCGGGCAAGGCCGCGTCCGAGGTGCTGTACTCGGGCGAACACGACCTGGGCCATCTCCTGTCCGGGAGCGCGGAGTACTCGGTCGGCGCGCTGGTGCTGCTCATCGTCTGCAAGTCGCTCGCCTACTGCGCCTCGTTGAGCTGTTTCCGGGGCGGCCCCGTCTTCCCCGCGATGTTCGTGGGGGCGGCGGCCGGCATCGCGCTGTCCCATCTGCCGGGGCTTCATCTCACGGCGGGGTTCGCGATGGGTATCGGAGCCATGTGCGTGGCGATGCTGCGGCTGCCGATGACCTCGGTGCTCCTGGCGACGCTCCTGCTGGGCAGGGAGGGGCTCACCGTGATGCCCCTGGTGATCGTGGCGGTGGTGGTGGCGTACGTGGTCACGCTCCGGCTGACGCCCGCGCCGGTGGACAGGGCAGGGCCGAAGGCGGTGTGATCGTCCCCGTGGGTTTCCGCCCGGCTCCTGCTCCTTCGTGAAAGGTCCCTCCCCATGACCGAGATCGTCCACGTGACCGCCCCCGAACTGGTCACGTACGCCGACGAGATGGCCGAGCTGCTGGTGGAGACCGTCGAGGAGGGGTCCTCGGTCGGTTTCCTGGCTCCGCTGGACCGGGAGGCGGCCGCCGTCTGGTGGCGGGAGCGCGCCGGGGCGGTGTCGGCCGGGCAGGTCGGCATCTGGATCGCCCGGGAGGGCGCGCGGGTGTCGGGGACGATCGCGTTGGTCCGCGCGCCGCTGCCGAACGCCCGCCACCGCGCGGAGGTCGCCAAGCTGATGGTCCGCCCCTCCGCCCGGGGCCAGGGACTCGGCCGGGCGCTGCTGGACGCCGTGGAGGCGTACGCCACCTCCGAGGGCATCACGCTGCTGATCCTGGACACGGAGTCCGGCAGCCTGGCCGAGCAGGTCTACTGCAAGGCGGGCTGGACGAAGGTCGGCTCCGTGCCGGGATACGCGGCTGATCCCGCGGGCAGCCTCAAGCCGACCACCTTCTACTACAAGGAGCTCGCCGCCCCGTGAGCGGCGGGCGGCACAATGGGCACCACCACGCACAGACCAGGGAGAGCTTCATGACGCTGCACGACATTCCGCTGCGCACCCTCGCGGGCGAGCCGACCACGCTGGGCGCGTACAGCGGACGGACCGTCCTGCTGGTGAACGTGGCCTCCAAGTGCGGGCTCACCCCGCAGTACGAGGGCCTGGAGCGGTTGCAGCAGACCTACGGGGACCGGGGGCTGACCGTGCTCGGCGTGCCCTGCAACCAGTTCGCCGGGCAGGAGCCGGGCAGCCCGGAGGAGATCCGGACCTTCTGCTCGACGACCTACGGGGTCAGCTTCCCGCTGCTGGAGAAGATCGAGGTCAACGGTGCGGACCGGCACCCGCTGTACGCGGAGCTGACGAAGGTGGCGGACGCGGACGGGGAGGCCGGGGACATCCAGTGGAACTTCGAGAAGTTCGTGATCTCGCCGGCCGGTGAGCCGGTGGCCCGCATCCGCCCGCGCACCGAGCCGGAGGCGACGGAGGTCGTGGCGGCGATCGAGGCGCAGCTGTCCTCCTGAGCAGGGGGAGGGGGGCCGTCCGGGACGTGTTCCCGGGCGGCCCCCTTCCTGCTGTCCGCTAGCGGATCGGCATGCCCGACAGGGTGCGGGCGATCACCAGGCGCTGGATCTCGCTGGTGCCCTCGAAGATGGTGTAGATCGCCGCGTCGCGGTGCATGCGCTCGACCGGGTACTCCCGGGTGAAGCCGTTGCCGCCGAGGATCTGGATCGCCTGTGCGGTGACGTCCCGGGCGGTCTCGCTCGCGTAGAGCTTCGACATGGAGCCCTCGGCCGCGGTGAACGGCTTGCCGGTGGTGGCCATCCAGGACGCGCGCCAGACCAGCATCCGGGCGGCGTCGATGCGGGTGCGCATGTCGGCGAGCTGGAAGGCGATGCCCTGGTTGTCGATGATCGGGCGGCCGAACTGGCTGCGGGTCTTCGCATAGTCGAGGGCGACCTCGTACGCGGCGCGGGCGGTGCCGACGGCCATCGCGCCGACGGCCGGGCGGGAGGCCTCGAAGGTGGCCATCGCCGCGTTCTTCACCCGCTCGCCGCCCGCCTTGGCGCGCTCCCGGGCGCGGGCGAGGCGTTCGTCGAGCTTGTCCTTGCCGCCGAGGAGGCAGTGGCCGGGGACGCGGACGTCCTCCAGGACCACTTCGGCGGTGTGGGAGGCCCGGATGCCGTGCTTCTTGAACTTCTGGCCCTGGGAGAGGCCGGGGGTGTCCGGCGGCACGATGAAGGAGGCGTGGCCCTTGGAGCCGAGGTCGGGATCGACGACGGCGACGACCACGTGGACGCCCGCTATGCCGCCGTTGGTCGCCCAGGTCTTGGTCCCGTTGAGGACCCACTCGTCCTTGGCCTCGTCGTAGACGGCGCGCGTCCGCATGGAGGCGACGTCGGAGCCGGCGTCGGGCTCGGAGGAGCAGAAGGCGGCGACCTTCACGTCGTTGGCGTCGCCGTACATCTGCGGGATCCAGGTGCCGATCTGTTCCTCGGTGCCGTTGGCGAGGACGCCCACGGCCGCCAGGCCCGTACCGACGATGGACAGGGCGATGCCCGCGTCGCCCCAGAACAGCTCTTCCATAGCCATGGGGATGCCGAGCCCCGTAGGGTCGAAGAACTGCTGGGCGTAGAAGTCGAGGGAGTAGATGCCGACCTTGGCCGCTTCCTGGATGACGGGCCAGGGCGTTTCCTCACGCTCGTCCCACTCCGAGGCGGCGGGGCGGATGACATCCGCCGCGAAGCCGTGGAGCCAGTCGCGGACCTGCTTCTGGTCGTCATTGAGGTCAAGCGTGAACTCGGCCATGTTTCCCCTCCAGGCACTGCGGCAAAAGCATGCGTTACTTGCGGTAACCCCAGTGTGTTACTGGCAAGTAGCAACTGTCAACGCCCCAGTGCCGATCAACTGCCCACGCGGCGGAGTGTTACGTTGCGCAGGCGTGCAGGAGCGGTGCGACGGCACCGCGCGGCAGGGGTGGGAGAGACGACATGGAGACCGCACGAGGCGCGGAGCGACAGCGGACCGCGGCGGAGCGCCGACGCCGCGAGTTGCTCGAAGCCGCGGACCGGGTGGTGCTCAGGGACGGCCCGCAGGCCTCGATGAACGCGATCGCCGCCGAGGCCGGGATCACCAAACCGATCCTCTACCGCCACTTCGGGGACAAGGGCGGGCTCTACCGCGCGCTGGCCAAGCGCCACACCGACGCGCTCCTCAGCGCCCTGCGGGCGGCCCTGGACGCCCCCTCGGAGCGCCGCGCACGGGTGGAGTCCACGCTCGACACCTATCTCGCCGCGATCGAGGCCCGCCCCCAGGTCTACCGCTTCCTGATGCATCCCTCCGAGAACGCCGTCGACGCAACCGCCTCCGTCGACACCGGCTCCTCGCCCGAGCAGGGCTTCGACGTCGGCCGCCACTCCGCCCCGCTGCTGCGCCGCCTCGGCGAGGAGCTGGGCCAGGTGATCGTCGAGCGGGTGGACCTCGGGCCCGACAGCGAGCAGATGGCACGCATCTGGGGGCACGGCATCGTGGGCATGATGCACGCGGCGGGCGACTGGTGGCTCGCCGACCGGCCCTGCTCCCGCGAGCGGCTGGTGCGCAGCCTCGCCGACCTGCTGTGGGGGCGGCTCGCGGAGGTGGGCGACCGCGACATCCCGGGCGGCCCGGGGTTCTGAGAGTCGGGGGCTCAGCCGTTTCGGGCCCAGGGCGCACGCCGTGCCGCGCGCAGCGCCCGGGTCCGCCGCAGCCCGGTCAGCCGGTCCGTGTAGACAGTGCCCTCCAGGTGGTCGCACTCGTGCTGGAGGCACCGGGCGAACCACCCCGTGCCCGCGATCCGCACCGGCTCGCCCGTCATCGTCAGGCCCTCCACGACCGCGTGGTCGAAGCGTTCCGTGCCCGCTTCCAGCCCCGGAAGTGACAGACAGCCCTCCGGTCCGCGTACGGTGAGTCCGTCCGCCTCGACCAGTTCGGGATTGACCACATGTCCCAGATGGCGGACATCGTCGTCGTCCGGGCAGTCGTAGACGAACACTCTGAGCGGGATGCCGATCTGGTTGGCGGCGAGCCCGACACCCTGTGCGGCGTACATCGTGGCGAACATGTCCTCGACCAGCTTCGCGAGCGACGGACCGAACTCCGTGACGTCCTCGCAGGGCCGGTGGAGCAACGGGTCGCCGAGCAGACTCATCTCTCGGACGAGACCGGAGCTGCCGGGGATCGGGCGGTTTCGCATGGCGGCAAGCGTACGTTCCGCCGGGCCCGGAAGTTCCCGTGGTGCCGCGGTGCGGTCGCCGCGCCGGACATCGATAGGCTGGGCGCGGACCGATGCAAGGAGGATCTAGGACGATGGCAGGCAACACGGAGCCGTTGTCGCCGCGGGCCAAGCTGGCCGTGACGGCGGGCAAGGCCGCGGCGGCGGTGTCACGCGCCGCGGGGCGGGGCAGCGGATCGGTGATCGGCGGCCGGGTGGCGCTCAAACTCGACCCCGACCTGCTGGGGCGGCTGGCGCAGCACCTGGACGTGATCCTCGTGTCGGCGACGAACGGCAAGACGACCACCACCCGACTGATCGCCGAGGCGCTGCGGGCCGCGGGGCCCGTCGTCTCGAACGCGCTCGGCGCGAACATGCCCGCGGGCATCACCTCCGCGCTGGCCGGCGGCTCGGACGCGAAGTTCGGCGTGATCGAGGTCGACGAGAAGTATCTGGCCGGTGTCGCGCGCGACACCACCCCCAAGGCGATCGCCCTGCTCAACCTCTCGCGCGACCAGCTGGACCGCGCGGCCGAGACCCGGATGATGGCCGAGCACTGGCGCGAGGGCCTGTCCGGCTCGAAGGCCGTGATCATCGCGAACGCGGACGACCCGCTGGTCGTCTGGGCGGCTTCCTCCTCGGCCAACGTGGTGTGGGTGGCGGCCGGTCAGGCGTGGAAGGACGACGCCTGGTCCTGCCCGTCCTGCGGCGGTGTGATGCAGCGCCCCGGCGACGACTGGTTCTGCGGGCAGTGCGGCTTTCGGCGCCCCGCCCCGAGCTGGGCGCTCAACGGCGACTACGTCCTGGACCCGCACGGTTCGGCCTGGCCGATCCACCTCCAGCTGCCCGGCCGCGCCAACAAGGCGAACGCCGCAAGTTCGGCCGCCGTCGCCGCCGTCTTCGGGGTGCCGCCGCAGGTCGCCCTGGAGCGGATGTACCAGGTGCAGGCGGTCGCCGGACGGTACGACGTCGTCACCTTCCAGAACCGTGAGCTGCGCCTGCTGCTGGCGAAGAACCCGGCGGGCTGGCTGGAGACGTTCTCGCTGATCGACCCGCCGCCGACACCGGTGATCCTCTCGGTGAACGCCCGTGGCGCGGACGGCACGGACACCTCCTGGCTGTGGGACGTGGACTACACCCAGCTGGCCGGTCACCCGATCTTCGTGCTCGGAGACCGCAAGCTGGACCTCGCGGTCCGCCTGGAAGTCGCCGGTCTCGACTTCCGGGTCTGCGAGAACCTCGACGAGGCTGTGCAGTACGCCCCGCCCGGACGTATCGAGGTCATCGCCAACTACACCGCCTTCCAGGATCTGCGCCGTCGTGTCGGCAACTGACCCCGGCCCCGGCC
Encoded here:
- a CDS encoding DUF389 domain-containing protein, which encodes MDMIHIRAVSPPDLTDEVVGRLSGDPCVLNLIVQRDAARNPDGDSIACDVLTGAANDVLHRLRAVQLDQRGSLVIEPVDMAFSGRATEGGRRELGPLSRAPVWEQVEARIRSGGRYPPSFYLYLVVAGMIGSVGIVTNSQILIVAAMVVGPEYGAIVSVALGIDRRHPAMVRSGLAALSAGFLLTMVVTFLFALLIRGFGLQSEAFDLGLRPVSNLINTPNFFSVAVATLAGIVGIVSLTQARTSALLGVFISVTTIPAAADISVSIAFTSWSDVRGSAIQLVVNILVLIVVGTATLKAQRAIWREVGLRRDRDRRLAEEA
- a CDS encoding glycoside hydrolase family 15 protein, with translation MDRYPPIADHGLVGDLQTAALISSRGVVDWLTAPRFDAPSVFAALLDHDRGGYFRLAPEGGTHTCKQLYYPDTAVVVTRFLAPDGVGEVLDWMTPIRSGGPTDRHTLVRTVRSVRGTVRFGLECRPRFDYGRAAHETDLGPTGDAAAFRAPGITAHLRTGFPLTRDGQDAVGGVTLNAGESSGAVLTLCDPDGPEPPHLTTEGITDQLWDVVDFWQTWVRGSRYHGRWLDMVNRSAITLKLLTYEPSGAPVAAATMGLPEQVGGERNWDYRYTWVRDGSLSVRALLDLGFVDEATAFTHWLGDRLRDREGAGGEPLRIMYRVDGQPLEPEQALGHLEGYRGSRPVRLGNAADDQLQLDIYGEALYALSEGREVGIQAGYRGWKILSRTLDWLADSWDRPDEGIWETRGGRKDFTYSRVMCWAAFDRGLKLAGQFSRPADTARWTGARDAVLEQVVERGWSENLQAYVQSYGSDVLDASLLLMPRVGFLAPRDPGWLSTLDAMDRALVSDSLVYRYDPAASPDGLRGSEGTFSLCTFLYVDAAARAGRLRQARYTFEKMLTYANHVGLFAEEIGPSGEQLGNFPQAFTHLSLIMAARTLDEALDRQRDRT
- a CDS encoding GNAT family N-acetyltransferase codes for the protein MTEIVHVTAPELVTYADEMAELLVETVEEGSSVGFLAPLDREAAAVWWRERAGAVSAGQVGIWIAREGARVSGTIALVRAPLPNARHRAEVAKLMVRPSARGQGLGRALLDAVEAYATSEGITLLILDTESGSLAEQVYCKAGWTKVGSVPGYAADPAGSLKPTTFYYKELAAP
- a CDS encoding MurT ligase domain-containing protein: MAGNTEPLSPRAKLAVTAGKAAAAVSRAAGRGSGSVIGGRVALKLDPDLLGRLAQHLDVILVSATNGKTTTTRLIAEALRAAGPVVSNALGANMPAGITSALAGGSDAKFGVIEVDEKYLAGVARDTTPKAIALLNLSRDQLDRAAETRMMAEHWREGLSGSKAVIIANADDPLVVWAASSSANVVWVAAGQAWKDDAWSCPSCGGVMQRPGDDWFCGQCGFRRPAPSWALNGDYVLDPHGSAWPIHLQLPGRANKANAASSAAVAAVFGVPPQVALERMYQVQAVAGRYDVVTFQNRELRLLLAKNPAGWLETFSLIDPPPTPVILSVNARGADGTDTSWLWDVDYTQLAGHPIFVLGDRKLDLAVRLEVAGLDFRVCENLDEAVQYAPPGRIEVIANYTAFQDLRRRVGN
- a CDS encoding chloride channel protein, which translates into the protein MPATPPGKPFTASEDPYALVRTRRYAGLLVMAALLGVPVSAVAFGFLALVSELQSLTYTELPRAMGFEETPSWWPVPLLGAAGLLVGLTVRRLPGRGGHRPAEGLVSTGAPAPADLPGIALAALLSLGVGAVLGPEAPLIALGGGLAVWAAGRVKRDLAPEGRALVGASGSFAAVSALLGSPLLGAFLLMEVSGLAGPMLGVVLVPGLLSAGIGALIFTGLGSWTGLGTYSLSLGEVPPAAAPGFAGFGWALVLGVAAAFAGAGIRRLSLALQERVERRTVVATAVMGLVIGGLALVYAETSGKAASEVLYSGEHDLGHLLSGSAEYSVGALVLLIVCKSLAYCASLSCFRGGPVFPAMFVGAAAGIALSHLPGLHLTAGFAMGIGAMCVAMLRLPMTSVLLATLLLGREGLTVMPLVIVAVVVAYVVTLRLTPAPVDRAGPKAV
- a CDS encoding glutathione peroxidase; this encodes MTLHDIPLRTLAGEPTTLGAYSGRTVLLVNVASKCGLTPQYEGLERLQQTYGDRGLTVLGVPCNQFAGQEPGSPEEIRTFCSTTYGVSFPLLEKIEVNGADRHPLYAELTKVADADGEAGDIQWNFEKFVISPAGEPVARIRPRTEPEATEVVAAIEAQLSS
- a CDS encoding acyl-CoA dehydrogenase family protein encodes the protein MAEFTLDLNDDQKQVRDWLHGFAADVIRPAASEWDEREETPWPVIQEAAKVGIYSLDFYAQQFFDPTGLGIPMAMEELFWGDAGIALSIVGTGLAAVGVLANGTEEQIGTWIPQMYGDANDVKVAAFCSSEPDAGSDVASMRTRAVYDEAKDEWVLNGTKTWATNGGIAGVHVVVAVVDPDLGSKGHASFIVPPDTPGLSQGQKFKKHGIRASHTAEVVLEDVRVPGHCLLGGKDKLDERLARARERAKAGGERVKNAAMATFEASRPAVGAMAVGTARAAYEVALDYAKTRSQFGRPIIDNQGIAFQLADMRTRIDAARMLVWRASWMATTGKPFTAAEGSMSKLYASETARDVTAQAIQILGGNGFTREYPVERMHRDAAIYTIFEGTSEIQRLVIARTLSGMPIR
- the def gene encoding peptide deformylase; translation: MRNRPIPGSSGLVREMSLLGDPLLHRPCEDVTEFGPSLAKLVEDMFATMYAAQGVGLAANQIGIPLRVFVYDCPDDDDVRHLGHVVNPELVEADGLTVRGPEGCLSLPGLEAGTERFDHAVVEGLTMTGEPVRIAGTGWFARCLQHECDHLEGTVYTDRLTGLRRTRALRAARRAPWARNG
- a CDS encoding TetR family transcriptional regulator is translated as METARGAERQRTAAERRRRELLEAADRVVLRDGPQASMNAIAAEAGITKPILYRHFGDKGGLYRALAKRHTDALLSALRAALDAPSERRARVESTLDTYLAAIEARPQVYRFLMHPSENAVDATASVDTGSSPEQGFDVGRHSAPLLRRLGEELGQVIVERVDLGPDSEQMARIWGHGIVGMMHAAGDWWLADRPCSRERLVRSLADLLWGRLAEVGDRDIPGGPGF
- a CDS encoding DUF2252 domain-containing protein; this translates as MDREAAAALRAAPHATPAERAALGRAARRRAPRSSHAEFTASPRRPDPLTVLEAQSADRVPELVPIRYGRMAESPFRFYRGAAALMAADLAGTPDSGIRAQLCGDAHLLNFRLLASPERNLLFDINDFDETLPGPWEWDVKRLAASLVIAARANGFTDRERSGIVRAAVRSYREAMARFAGMRNLDVWYARTNAERLRTVAAEQLSGRGRRNVDRALGKARSRDSLQAFGKLAEVVEGRLRIAADPPLVVPLTDLMPGVEREEAHRAFGAMVAGYAHSLASDRRSLLEDFALVDVARKVVGVGSVGTRCWIILLLGRDSGDPLLLQAKEAGPSVLAEHTGASRYENQGERVVAGQRLMQASSDIFLGWERADGLDGRNRDFYVRQLRDWKGIAEPESMVPKGMRVFGEVCGATLARAHARSGDRIAIAAYLGRKDAFDRALATFAESYADRNELDHRALVDAVASGRLPTDGPAGHTGGAANGPPGPGG